One genomic window of Garra rufa chromosome 2, GarRuf1.0, whole genome shotgun sequence includes the following:
- the tspan14 gene encoding tetraspanin-14, producing MHYYRYENAEVSCCYKYLMFSYNIIFWLAGTAFIAIGFWAWSEKGVLSDLTQVTRLHGFDPVWGVLVVGTVTFILGFAGCVGALRENICLLKFFSGVIGFIFFLELTAAVLAFVFQGQVREWINDFFLANVKAYREDIDLQNLIDSLQKLNHCCGAKDPNDWNLNVYFNCSTDNPSRERCGVPFSCCISDPADTVLNTQCGYDVRKTGTPSQWSNTIYVKGCMTALEEWLPRNLYIVAGVFIVISLLQMVGIFLARTLIGDIEKAKFNYY from the exons ATGCACTATTACAGATATGAAAATGCAGAGGTCAGCTGTTGCTACAAATACCTCATGTTCAGCTACAACATTATCTTTTGG CTAGctggaacagcatttattgcaaTTGGCTTCTGGGCCTGGAGTGAAAAG GGTGTTTTATCAGATCTGACACAAGTTACACGTCTACATGGTTTTGACCCAGTTTGGGGGGTGTTGGTTGTGGGCACAGTCACTTTCATTTTGGGATTTGCTGGGTGTGTTGGAGCTCTCAGGGAAAACATCTGCCTCCTTAAGTTT TTCTCTGGAGTTATCGGCTTCATCTTCTTTCTGGAGTTGACAGCTGCGGTGTTAGCGTTTGTGTTCCAGGGACAAGTTAGGGAGTGGATCAATGATTTCTTCTTGGCCAATGTGAAGGCCTACCGGGAAGACATTGACCTGCAGAACCTGATTGACTCTCTCCAGAAACTG aatcaTTGCTGTGGAGCTAAAGACCCCAACGACTGGAATCTAAACGTTTACTTTAATTGCTCAACGGATAACCCTAGCAGAGAGAGATGTGGAGTGCCCTTTTCCTGCTGCATCAGCGACCCTGCT gaTACGGTGTTGAACACGCAGTGTGGATATGATGTTAGAAAAACTGGCACACCG TCTCAATGGAGCAACACCATTTATGTCAAAGGATGTATGACGGCTTTGGAGGAGTGGCTTCCCCGCAATCTCTACATTGTAGCTGGAGTCTTCATAGTCATATCATTGCTACAG ATGGTGGGAATCTTCTTGGCAAGGACGCTGATTGGAGACATTGAAAAAGCCAAGTTTAATTATTACTGA